The Candidatus Accumulibacter similis genome has a segment encoding these proteins:
- the gltA gene encoding citrate (Si)-synthase: MTTERKATLIIDGRPPVEFPIMTPTHGNDCIDIRTLGAKTGLFTYDSGYLSTASCRSTVTFIDGDKGELLYRGYPIEQLAEQCNFLEVAYLLWHGELPDAAQKAKFELNIKEHTMVHEQLVKFYQGFRRDAHPMAVLVGVVGALSAFYHEAEDFSDLEHQNISFNRIVAKLPTIVAMAYKYHRGEPFMYPRNDLDYTANFMHMMFATPCEKYVPNPVLVHALDTIFTLHADHEQNASTSTVRLSGSSGANPYACISAGIACLWGPAHGGANEACLQMLEEIHDVSRVGKYIARAKDKSDDFKLMGFGHRVYKNFDPRAKLMRKVCSDVLSELGLQNDRLFKLAMELEKIALEDEYFIDKKLYPNVDFYSGIVQKALGIPTSMFTCIFALARTVGWMTQWEEMINDPEYKIGRPRQLYIGAARRDVVPVTQR, translated from the coding sequence ATGACGACCGAGCGTAAAGCAACCCTGATCATCGACGGACGGCCGCCCGTCGAGTTTCCAATCATGACGCCGACACACGGCAATGATTGCATCGACATTCGCACCCTGGGTGCCAAGACCGGCCTGTTTACCTACGATTCCGGCTATCTGTCGACAGCGAGCTGCCGGTCGACGGTCACCTTCATCGACGGCGACAAGGGCGAGTTGCTGTACCGCGGCTATCCGATCGAGCAACTTGCCGAACAGTGCAACTTCCTTGAGGTCGCCTACCTGCTCTGGCACGGCGAACTGCCGGACGCCGCCCAGAAAGCGAAGTTCGAGCTGAACATCAAGGAACACACCATGGTGCACGAGCAACTGGTGAAGTTCTACCAGGGCTTTCGCCGTGATGCGCACCCGATGGCCGTGCTGGTCGGCGTCGTCGGGGCGTTGTCCGCGTTCTACCATGAAGCCGAGGATTTCTCGGACCTCGAGCATCAGAACATCAGTTTCAACCGCATCGTTGCCAAGCTGCCGACGATCGTCGCCATGGCTTACAAGTACCACCGCGGCGAGCCGTTCATGTATCCGCGCAACGATCTCGACTACACGGCGAACTTCATGCACATGATGTTTGCCACGCCGTGCGAGAAGTACGTTCCGAATCCGGTTCTCGTGCATGCGCTGGACACGATCTTCACGCTGCATGCCGACCACGAGCAGAATGCATCGACCTCGACGGTCCGCCTCTCCGGCTCTTCGGGCGCCAATCCCTATGCCTGCATCTCGGCGGGCATCGCCTGTCTCTGGGGGCCGGCGCACGGTGGGGCGAACGAAGCGTGCCTGCAGATGCTCGAGGAAATCCACGACGTTTCGCGCGTCGGCAAGTACATTGCGCGGGCGAAGGACAAGAGCGACGACTTCAAGCTAATGGGCTTCGGCCACCGCGTCTACAAGAACTTCGATCCGCGCGCCAAGCTGATGCGCAAGGTGTGCAGCGACGTCCTCAGCGAACTCGGTCTGCAGAACGACCGCCTGTTCAAGCTGGCGATGGAACTCGAAAAGATCGCTCTCGAAGACGAATACTTCATCGACAAGAAGCTCTACCCGAACGTCGACTTCTACTCGGGCATCGTCCAGAAGGCCCTGGGTATCCCGACCTCGATGTTCACCTGCATCTTCGCGCTGGCGCGCACCGTTGGCTGGATGACGCAGTGGGAGGAAATGATCAACGATCCGGAGTACAAGATTGGTCGCCCGCGTCAACTCTACATCGGCGCTGCCAGGCGCGACGTCGTACCCGTCACTCAGCGCTAG
- a CDS encoding succinate dehydrogenase assembly factor 2, translating into MDDREKLNRLRWRCTRRAMLEMDLLLGEFLERIYPTLSPAQADAFVSMADMEDLELWPLVNGQREPDDPVQADVLALLRSVRVK; encoded by the coding sequence ATGGACGATCGGGAGAAGCTCAACCGCCTGCGCTGGCGCTGCACCCGGCGCGCGATGCTGGAGATGGATCTGCTGCTCGGCGAGTTCCTCGAGCGGATCTACCCGACCCTGAGTCCAGCGCAGGCGGATGCCTTCGTCAGCATGGCGGACATGGAGGATCTGGAATTGTGGCCGCTGGTGAATGGCCAGCGCGAGCCCGACGATCCGGTGCAGGCCGACGTGCTCGCCTTGTTGCGCAGCGTAAGAGTTAAGTAA
- a CDS encoding succinate dehydrogenase iron-sulfur subunit, protein MATSTMQFKIYRYDPDKDTAPYMQDASVEVDFSLDRKLLDVLTRLKAKDDSLSYRRSCREGICGSDAMNINGKNGLACLTEIKDLKQPVVLRPLPGLPVIRDLIVDMTQFFKQYHSIKPYLINEGPRPERERLQSPEEREELNGLYECILCACCSTSCPSFWWNPDKFVGPAGLLNAYRFIADTRDQATNERLDDLEDPYRLFRCHTIMNCVDVCPKGLNPTRAIGKIKEMMVRRAI, encoded by the coding sequence ATGGCTACCAGTACCATGCAGTTCAAGATCTACCGCTACGATCCTGACAAGGACACCGCGCCGTACATGCAGGATGCGTCGGTCGAGGTCGATTTCTCGCTCGACCGCAAGTTGCTCGACGTCCTGACGCGGCTGAAGGCGAAGGATGACAGCCTGTCGTATCGCCGCTCGTGCCGCGAAGGCATCTGCGGTTCCGACGCCATGAACATCAACGGCAAGAATGGCCTCGCCTGCCTGACCGAGATCAAGGATCTCAAGCAGCCGGTCGTCCTGCGGCCACTGCCGGGTCTGCCGGTGATTCGCGACCTGATCGTCGACATGACGCAATTCTTCAAGCAGTACCACTCGATCAAGCCGTACCTGATCAACGAGGGACCACGTCCCGAGCGCGAGCGGCTGCAGTCGCCGGAGGAGCGCGAGGAACTCAACGGTCTCTACGAGTGCATTCTCTGCGCCTGCTGTTCCACCTCTTGCCCCTCGTTCTGGTGGAACCCCGACAAGTTCGTTGGCCCGGCCGGGCTGCTCAACGCTTACCGCTTCATCGCCGATACCCGCGATCAGGCGACCAACGAGCGCCTCGACGATCTCGAGGATCCCTATCGCCTGTTCCGCTGCCATACGATCATGAACTGTGTCGACGTCTGCCCGAAAGGGCTGAACCCGACGCGGGCGATCGGCAAGATCAAGGAAATGATGGTTCGTCGCGCCATCTGA
- the sdhA gene encoding succinate dehydrogenase flavoprotein subunit encodes MSKQSVPVRKFDAVIVGAGGSGLRAAIQLSEAGLKTAVLSKVFPTRSHTVAAQGGVSASLGNSEEDHWHWHMYDTVKGSDWLGDQDAIEYMCRKAPEVVVELEHFGMPFDRTDEGKIYQRPFGGHMSNFGEKPVRRACAAADRTGHAMLHALYQRNVRANTQFFVEWMALDLIRDQSGQVLGVIALEMETGEVVAFHSKATVFATGGAGRIYYSSTNAFINTGDGLGMAARAGIALEDMEFWQFHPTGVAGAGVLITEGVRGEGGILRNSTNERFMERYAPNAKDLASRDVVSRAMVTEINEGRGCGPNKDFVLLDITHLDPATIMKRLPGIREISIQFAGIDPIKAPIPVVPTCHYQMGGVPTNYKGQVVGDDGAPVRGFYAAGEVACASVHGANRLGTNSLLDLLVFGKASGDTVIDDLRSGEIGLRDLPADFADRTLARLNRLNTQTGGASVNECRLELQRTMQKHCGVFRFKDMLVEGVAKIVEVEKAVAHTEIKDKSQVWNTARVEALELDNLIEVAKATMVSAEARKESRGAHVRDDAPDTPANPNGRDDVNWHKHTLWHREGNRLSYKPVIMKPLSVETIALKTRSY; translated from the coding sequence GTGAGCAAGCAATCCGTACCGGTACGCAAGTTCGATGCCGTGATCGTTGGTGCTGGGGGTTCGGGCCTGCGGGCGGCGATCCAGCTGTCTGAAGCCGGTCTCAAGACGGCGGTCCTGTCGAAGGTCTTTCCGACCCGTTCGCACACCGTCGCCGCTCAGGGTGGCGTCTCCGCCTCGCTCGGGAACTCCGAGGAGGACCACTGGCACTGGCACATGTATGACACCGTCAAAGGCTCCGACTGGCTCGGCGATCAGGACGCAATCGAGTACATGTGTCGCAAGGCGCCGGAAGTCGTCGTCGAGCTCGAGCATTTCGGCATGCCGTTCGACCGTACCGATGAAGGCAAGATCTATCAGCGTCCGTTCGGCGGCCACATGTCGAACTTCGGCGAGAAGCCGGTTCGCCGCGCCTGCGCCGCCGCCGACCGCACTGGCCACGCGATGCTGCACGCGCTCTACCAGCGCAACGTGCGTGCCAACACGCAGTTCTTCGTCGAGTGGATGGCGCTCGATCTGATCCGTGACCAGTCGGGGCAGGTGCTCGGAGTCATTGCGCTCGAGATGGAGACCGGCGAGGTCGTCGCCTTCCACAGCAAGGCGACTGTCTTTGCCACCGGCGGCGCCGGCAGGATCTACTACTCTTCCACCAACGCCTTCATCAACACCGGTGACGGCCTCGGGATGGCGGCGCGCGCGGGCATCGCGCTGGAAGACATGGAGTTCTGGCAGTTCCACCCGACCGGGGTTGCCGGCGCCGGGGTGCTGATCACCGAAGGGGTTCGCGGCGAAGGCGGTATCCTGCGCAATTCGACCAACGAACGCTTCATGGAGCGCTACGCACCCAACGCCAAGGATCTCGCGTCGCGTGACGTCGTCTCGCGGGCGATGGTCACCGAGATCAACGAGGGCCGCGGCTGCGGTCCGAACAAGGATTTCGTGCTGCTCGACATCACCCACCTCGACCCGGCAACGATCATGAAGCGGCTGCCGGGGATTCGCGAGATCTCGATCCAGTTCGCCGGCATCGACCCGATCAAGGCACCGATTCCGGTGGTGCCGACCTGCCACTATCAGATGGGCGGGGTGCCGACGAACTACAAGGGACAGGTCGTCGGCGACGACGGCGCGCCGGTGCGCGGCTTCTACGCTGCCGGCGAAGTTGCCTGCGCTTCGGTGCATGGCGCCAATCGCCTGGGGACGAATTCGCTGCTCGACCTGCTGGTGTTCGGCAAGGCGTCCGGCGATACGGTGATCGACGATCTGCGCTCGGGCGAGATTGGCCTGCGGGACTTGCCGGCCGATTTTGCCGATCGCACCCTGGCGCGGTTGAACCGCCTCAACACGCAGACTGGTGGCGCCAGTGTCAATGAATGCCGCCTCGAACTGCAGCGGACGATGCAGAAGCACTGCGGCGTCTTCCGCTTCAAGGACATGCTCGTCGAGGGCGTCGCGAAGATCGTCGAGGTCGAGAAGGCCGTGGCGCACACGGAAATCAAGGACAAGTCGCAGGTCTGGAATACCGCCCGCGTCGAGGCGCTCGAACTGGACAACCTGATCGAGGTGGCAAAGGCGACCATGGTGTCCGCCGAAGCGCGCAAGGAATCGCGGGGTGCCCATGTCCGCGATGATGCGCCGGACACACCGGCCAATCCGAACGGGCGCGACGACGTCAACTGGCACAAGCACACCCTCTGGCACCGCGAGGGCAATCGCCTGAGCTACAAGCCGGTGATCATGAAGCCGCTGTCCGTCGAAACCATCGCGCTGAAGACGCGTTCCTACTGA
- the sdhD gene encoding succinate dehydrogenase, hydrophobic membrane anchor protein, whose protein sequence is MVNRILVGAHYGLKDWIIQRATAIVMAVYTLIFLVVVGAIGPDSFEAWRAVFANGFMRFATFLFLVSVFYHAWIGIRDIWMDYIKPDGLRLLLMIATATVLVGYAGWAFQILWRI, encoded by the coding sequence ATGGTAAATCGCATTCTCGTCGGGGCACACTACGGCCTCAAGGACTGGATCATCCAGCGCGCGACCGCCATCGTCATGGCCGTTTACACGTTGATCTTCCTGGTCGTCGTCGGCGCCATCGGGCCGGATTCCTTCGAAGCGTGGCGCGCGGTCTTTGCCAACGGCTTCATGAGGTTTGCCACCTTCCTCTTCCTGGTCAGCGTCTTCTACCATGCCTGGATCGGTATCCGGGACATCTGGATGGACTACATCAAGCCGGACGGCTTGCGTCTGCTGCTGATGATCGCGACTGCGACGGTGCTCGTCGGCTATGCCGGCTGGGCGTTTCAGATTCTGTGGAGAATTTAA
- the sdhC gene encoding succinate dehydrogenase, cytochrome b556 subunit: MAEMAVKKRRPKNLDLPTIRLPLPGILSIIHRISGAALFLLLPFLLWLLQSSLASPESYAGARAVVGHPLAKIVLLGLIWFYMHHFCAGIRYLLLDLHKGIELEAARLSSKIVFAVSIALTLIIGAKVLW; the protein is encoded by the coding sequence ATGGCAGAGATGGCAGTCAAGAAAAGGCGTCCAAAGAACTTGGACCTGCCAACCATCAGGCTACCGCTTCCGGGTATCCTGTCTATCATTCACCGGATCAGCGGGGCAGCCCTGTTTCTCCTCTTGCCCTTCCTCCTATGGCTGCTGCAGAGCAGTCTCGCGTCACCGGAAAGCTATGCCGGTGCGCGCGCGGTGGTGGGCCATCCGCTGGCCAAGATCGTCCTCCTCGGTCTGATCTGGTTCTACATGCACCACTTCTGCGCCGGCATCCGCTATCTGTTGCTCGACCTGCACAAGGGGATTGAACTCGAGGCGGCACGCCTCTCGAGCAAGATCGTTTTCGCCGTCAGCATCGCCCTGACGCTGATCATCGGAGCAAAAGTGCTATGGTAA
- a CDS encoding GntR family transcriptional regulator, with product MSRSSSLHSPTFSPLYRQIKELILRQLESGEWGPGSPIPSESELAARFGVSQGTVRKAIDEMAAEHLLVRQQGKGTFVATHRDPGSSFRFLRLVPNQGELQVSQSVPLECWRAKAGPDVARTLALEPGAPITIVRRLLKLGEEPVVFDEIYLSSELFPDLSLDALRSGESLYSLFETRYGVRMIRADERLRAIAADRVSAELLQVSEGSPLLLVERVTFTYGSRPVEWRRGFYSTRNYHYHNELG from the coding sequence ATGAGCCGGTCTTCGTCACTGCATTCACCCACCTTCAGTCCGCTGTATCGGCAGATCAAGGAGCTGATCCTGCGCCAACTGGAGTCGGGCGAGTGGGGTCCGGGCAGTCCGATCCCGAGCGAGTCGGAACTCGCGGCGCGTTTCGGCGTCAGTCAGGGGACCGTGCGCAAGGCCATCGACGAAATGGCGGCCGAGCACCTGCTGGTTCGCCAGCAGGGCAAGGGCACCTTCGTGGCGACGCACCGCGACCCGGGGTCTTCCTTCCGCTTCCTGCGTCTCGTCCCCAATCAGGGCGAACTGCAGGTGTCGCAGAGCGTGCCGCTCGAGTGCTGGCGCGCCAAGGCTGGTCCCGATGTGGCACGCACGCTGGCGCTCGAGCCGGGTGCACCGATCACCATCGTTCGCCGCCTGTTGAAGCTCGGCGAGGAACCGGTGGTTTTCGACGAGATCTATCTGTCGAGCGAGCTCTTTCCCGACCTGTCGCTCGACGCCCTGCGCTCCGGCGAGTCACTGTACAGCCTGTTCGAGACGCGCTATGGCGTGCGCATGATCCGTGCCGACGAACGCCTGCGGGCGATAGCCGCCGACCGGGTCAGCGCCGAGCTGTTGCAGGTCAGTGAGGGCAGCCCGCTGCTGCTCGTCGAACGAGTGACCTTCACCTATGGTTCGCGGCCCGTCGAATGGCGGCGCGGTTTCTATTCGACACGCAATTATCATTATCACAACGAACTTGGCTGA
- a CDS encoding malate dehydrogenase produces the protein MSKAPMRVAVTGAAGQIGYSLLFRIASGEMLGKDQPVILQLLDLPQAQKACQGVMMELEDCAFPLLAGMLATDDPNVAFKDADVCLLVGARPRGPGMERADLLTANGAIFTVQGKAIAENASEDVRVLVVGNPCNTNALIAGSAARKVGRTNPANYHGMLRLDHNRALSQLAAKTGRPVASFKQLVVWGNHSPTMYADYRNCTSNGDNVKELINDPVWNNDTFLPTVGKRGAAIIDARGLSSAASAANAAIDHMRDWVLGSDEWVTMGVPSDGSYDIPAGIVFGFPCECTGGAFKIIQGIAIDDYSREKLNKTLKELTEERDAVQHML, from the coding sequence ATGTCCAAAGCCCCCATGCGCGTCGCGGTCACCGGCGCCGCCGGCCAGATTGGTTACAGCCTGCTTTTCCGGATCGCCTCCGGCGAAATGCTCGGCAAGGATCAACCGGTCATCCTCCAGCTGCTCGACCTGCCGCAAGCCCAGAAGGCCTGCCAGGGCGTGATGATGGAGCTCGAGGACTGCGCCTTCCCTCTGCTCGCCGGCATGCTCGCCACCGATGATCCGAACGTCGCCTTCAAGGACGCCGACGTCTGCCTGCTGGTCGGCGCAAGGCCACGCGGCCCGGGAATGGAGCGCGCCGATCTGCTGACCGCAAACGGTGCCATCTTCACCGTCCAGGGCAAGGCGATCGCCGAGAACGCCAGCGAGGACGTACGTGTTCTGGTCGTCGGCAACCCCTGCAACACCAATGCACTGATCGCCGGCAGCGCCGCGCGCAAGGTCGGCCGCACCAACCCGGCGAACTACCACGGCATGCTGCGGCTCGACCACAATCGCGCGCTGTCGCAGCTCGCCGCCAAGACCGGCCGCCCGGTTGCGAGCTTCAAGCAGCTCGTCGTCTGGGGCAATCACTCGCCGACGATGTACGCCGACTATCGCAACTGCACCTCGAACGGTGACAACGTCAAGGAACTGATCAACGATCCGGTGTGGAACAACGACACCTTCCTGCCGACGGTGGGCAAGCGTGGCGCGGCGATCATCGACGCCCGTGGCCTCTCGTCCGCCGCTTCGGCCGCCAACGCGGCGATCGACCACATGCGTGACTGGGTTCTCGGTTCCGACGAATGGGTGACCATGGGTGTCCCCTCCGACGGTTCCTACGACATCCCGGCAGGCATCGTCTTCGGCTTCCCGTGCGAGTGCACGGGCGGCGCGTTCAAGATCATCCAGGGAATCGCCATCGACGATTACTCGCGCGAGAAGCTGAACAAGACGCTCAAGGAACTGACCGAAGAGCGCGACGCGGTACAGCACATGCTGTAA
- a CDS encoding CoA ester lyase translates to MRHPSQVLFAGEKPFPMLPAVDHYAGSEKLIGKALQLQREIGPIFDLTCDCEDGAVAGADGEHAEMVARVIMSEDNRHGRVGARIHDIRHPAWQQDIEIIVGAAGRRLAFLTLPKVGGVEDVREQLRVVQRVTAAAGLERTIPLHVLIETHAALREAWQIAALPAVESLDFGLMDFVSAHHGAIPGSAMKSPGQFDHPLVARAKCEIATAALANGVVPSHNVTTELRDLDLIHQDALRARTEFGYLRMWSIHPNQIVPIFEAMCPDFSEVEEAAAILAAAQDCDWGPIQHHGRLHDRASYRYYWELLARARATGMQLPEAARQRFFA, encoded by the coding sequence ATGCGTCACCCGAGCCAGGTTCTCTTCGCGGGCGAGAAGCCCTTCCCGATGCTGCCCGCCGTCGACCACTACGCGGGCTCCGAAAAGCTGATCGGCAAGGCGCTGCAGCTGCAGCGCGAGATCGGGCCGATCTTCGACCTCACCTGCGACTGCGAGGATGGTGCCGTCGCCGGCGCCGACGGCGAACACGCCGAGATGGTGGCCCGCGTCATCATGAGCGAGGACAACCGGCACGGCCGCGTCGGTGCACGCATCCACGACATCCGTCACCCCGCCTGGCAGCAGGACATCGAGATCATCGTCGGTGCGGCCGGGCGGCGGCTGGCCTTCCTGACGCTGCCCAAGGTCGGTGGTGTGGAAGACGTCCGCGAGCAGTTGCGCGTCGTGCAACGCGTCACCGCAGCCGCCGGCCTCGAACGGACGATCCCGCTGCATGTCCTGATCGAGACCCATGCGGCGCTGCGTGAGGCATGGCAGATAGCCGCCCTGCCCGCGGTCGAATCGCTCGATTTCGGCCTGATGGATTTCGTCAGCGCGCACCATGGCGCGATCCCCGGGTCGGCGATGAAAAGCCCGGGCCAGTTCGACCACCCATTGGTCGCCCGCGCCAAGTGCGAGATCGCCACCGCGGCGCTGGCCAATGGCGTCGTCCCTTCGCACAACGTCACCACCGAACTGCGCGACCTCGATCTCATCCACCAGGACGCGCTGCGGGCGCGCACCGAGTTCGGCTACCTGCGGATGTGGAGCATCCACCCGAACCAGATCGTGCCGATCTTCGAGGCGATGTGCCCCGACTTCTCGGAGGTCGAGGAAGCCGCCGCCATCCTCGCTGCCGCGCAGGACTGCGACTGGGGGCCGATCCAGCACCACGGCCGCTTGCACGACCGCGCCTCGTACCGCTACTACTGGGAACTGCTGGCGCGCGCCCGCGCCACCGGCATGCAGTTGCCGGAAGCCGCCCGACAGCGCTTCTTCGCCTGA
- a CDS encoding nucleotide pyrophosphohydrolase, producing the protein MSLAALTAQVIDFREQRNWAQFHSLRNLIVSLNLEAAELLELTQWKSDAEVDALPASAATVGALRDECADVLIYLLLIAERAGIDLEEAARAKLLKNAARYPVATSYGSSRKHGQLPSDDGNDQPTTAFSEPRPRA; encoded by the coding sequence ATGAGCCTCGCGGCGCTGACGGCGCAGGTGATCGACTTTCGCGAGCAGCGCAATTGGGCCCAGTTCCACAGCCTGCGCAACCTCATCGTCTCGCTCAACCTCGAAGCAGCCGAACTGCTCGAACTGACGCAATGGAAGAGCGACGCCGAGGTCGACGCGCTGCCCGCGAGCGCCGCGACCGTCGGGGCGCTGCGCGACGAATGCGCCGACGTGCTGATCTACCTGTTGCTGATCGCCGAGCGCGCCGGCATCGACCTCGAGGAAGCGGCACGCGCCAAGCTGCTGAAAAACGCCGCGCGCTACCCGGTCGCGACCAGCTATGGCAGCAGCCGCAAGCACGGCCAGCTGCCGTCCGACGACGGCAACGACCAGCCCACGACCGCCTTCAGCGAGCCTCGCCCTCGAGCGTGA
- a CDS encoding 23S rRNA (adenine(2030)-N(6))-methyltransferase RlmJ: MLSYRHAFHAGNHADVLKHVVLVQMARHLAQKDKAFWYIDTHAGAGSYALDSPAAEKLGEHRDGIGRLWQRKDLPPAVGDYVDLVRRANPDGRLKIYPGSPTLALWTMRAQDRLRLCELHSREVLRLRENFDDCRRQVVVDAADGFAGLKALLPPPPRRALVLIDPPYEERRDYERVVLALKDSLQRFPGGSYLLWYPLLNKLEAHELPPRLKRLPVARWLHVSLRVRTPAADGFGMHGSGLFVINPPWTLQATLQESLPWLRQVLAVDAGAAFTLEGEAR; encoded by the coding sequence GTGCTGAGTTACCGCCATGCCTTTCACGCCGGCAACCACGCCGATGTCCTCAAGCACGTGGTGCTGGTGCAGATGGCCCGCCATCTGGCGCAGAAGGACAAGGCGTTCTGGTACATCGACACGCACGCCGGCGCCGGCAGCTACGCGCTCGATTCGCCCGCGGCAGAGAAGCTCGGCGAACATCGCGACGGCATCGGCCGCCTCTGGCAGCGCAAGGATCTGCCACCGGCGGTCGGCGACTACGTCGACCTCGTGCGGCGGGCGAACCCGGACGGCCGTCTGAAGATCTACCCCGGTTCGCCGACCCTCGCGCTGTGGACGATGCGTGCGCAGGACCGGCTGCGGCTGTGCGAGCTGCACAGCCGCGAGGTGCTGCGGCTGCGCGAGAACTTCGACGACTGCCGCCGGCAGGTGGTGGTCGATGCAGCGGATGGCTTCGCCGGCCTGAAGGCGCTGCTGCCGCCGCCGCCGCGGCGGGCGCTGGTGCTGATCGACCCACCGTACGAGGAACGGCGCGATTACGAGCGCGTCGTGCTGGCACTCAAGGACAGCCTGCAGCGTTTTCCCGGCGGCAGCTACCTGCTCTGGTACCCGCTGCTGAACAAGCTGGAAGCGCACGAACTGCCGCCACGGCTGAAGCGCCTGCCGGTCGCGAGGTGGCTGCATGTGAGCCTGCGCGTGCGGACGCCGGCTGCCGACGGCTTCGGCATGCACGGCAGCGGCCTCTTCGTGATCAATCCGCCGTGGACGCTGCAGGCGACGCTGCAGGAGTCGCTGCCGTGGCTGCGGCAGGTGCTGGCGGTGGACGCCGGCGCCGCGTTCACGCTCGAGGGCGAGGCTCGCTGA
- a CDS encoding nitronate monooxygenase, with protein sequence MKRVDDFRLRFGTKELVPIVIGGMGVDISTAELALEAARLGGIGHISDAMVNTVADRRFNAKFVKDKLQQYKFNVANSDKSVVRFDLGQLAEATHMHIGRTMEAKRGDGLIFVNCMEKLTMNSPRETLRVRMAAALDAGIDGITLAAGLHLGSFALIEDHPRFRDAKLGIIVSSLRALQLFLRKTARSNRLPDYVIVEGPLAGGHLGFGMDWAQYDLATIFKEIHGYLQAEQLDIPLIPAGGIFTGSDAVSFLDQGAAAVQVATRFTVSRECGLPEDVKQRYFAASEDQIEVNQISPTGYPMRMLSNSPAIGDGIRPNCEAYGYLLDSTGNCSYISAYNREVAANPGVKRISVKDKTCLCTQMRNFDCWTCGHYAYRLKDTSRRLPDGSYQLLDAEHIFRDYQFSTDGQIQVPGQ encoded by the coding sequence ATGAAGCGCGTTGATGATTTTCGCTTGCGGTTCGGCACGAAGGAACTCGTGCCGATCGTGATCGGCGGCATGGGAGTGGACATCTCGACCGCCGAACTGGCGCTCGAGGCAGCCCGGCTTGGCGGCATCGGCCACATCTCCGACGCGATGGTCAACACCGTCGCCGATCGACGGTTCAACGCCAAGTTCGTCAAGGACAAGCTGCAGCAGTACAAATTCAACGTCGCCAACTCCGACAAGTCGGTGGTCCGCTTCGATCTCGGCCAGCTTGCCGAAGCGACGCACATGCACATCGGGCGAACGATGGAGGCGAAGCGCGGTGACGGCCTGATCTTCGTGAACTGCATGGAGAAGCTGACGATGAATTCGCCGCGCGAAACGCTGCGTGTGCGCATGGCGGCGGCGCTCGACGCCGGCATCGACGGCATCACGCTGGCCGCCGGCCTGCATCTCGGCTCGTTCGCGCTGATCGAGGACCATCCGCGTTTTCGTGATGCCAAGCTGGGGATCATCGTTTCCTCGCTGCGCGCGCTGCAGCTCTTCCTGCGCAAGACGGCGCGCAGCAACCGTCTGCCCGACTACGTCATCGTCGAGGGACCGCTGGCCGGTGGCCACCTCGGTTTCGGCATGGACTGGGCACAGTACGACCTGGCGACGATCTTCAAGGAGATTCATGGCTACCTGCAGGCGGAGCAACTCGACATTCCGTTGATCCCGGCGGGCGGCATCTTCACCGGCAGCGACGCCGTCTCGTTCCTCGACCAGGGTGCCGCCGCAGTGCAGGTGGCGACGCGCTTCACCGTCTCCCGCGAGTGCGGCCTGCCGGAAGATGTCAAGCAGCGCTATTTCGCCGCCAGCGAGGACCAGATCGAGGTCAACCAGATCTCGCCCACCGGCTACCCGATGCGCATGCTGAGCAACAGCCCGGCGATCGGTGACGGCATCCGGCCGAACTGTGAGGCCTACGGCTACCTGCTCGACAGTACCGGCAACTGCTCGTACATCAGCGCCTACAATCGCGAGGTGGCGGCCAACCCCGGCGTCAAGCGCATCTCGGTGAAGGACAAGACCTGCCTGTGCACACAGATGCGCAACTTCGACTGCTGGACCTGCGGTCACTATGCCTACCGGCTGAAGGATACGTCGCGCCGTCTGCCCGACGGCAGCTACCAGTTGCTCGACGCCGAACACATCTTTCGCGACTACCAGTTCAGTACCGACGGCCAGATCCAGGTTCCCGGCCAGTGA